AAGCCTTTGGGGGAGAGTACTTTTCGTCCGGGTTAAATGCATCGGAAGCTCGACTCCCCGAACTGCCCGACAAGGAATGGGCGGCGGCCGCACGCGAAGCCCTCGCCCGCTCTCATGCGCCCTACTCCGGTAACCGTGCCGTCGCCGTCCTGGCCGGGGGAAAGCGGCTTTTTATAACCGGGGCCAGTCTCGAAAACGCGGCCTTTAACCCCAGCTTGGGCCCCATGCAGTGCGCACTCTCCCAATGGCGGATGGCCGGACACGATTTTAAGCACATCGAAGCCGCCTGGCTCGTACAGAGCGATACCCGTCGCGTTGACTGGGAGCTCCAGTCCCGTGAATTACTGGCTAGCGTGGGAGTTCCCGGGACTACGCGCCCCGGACCCGCGGCAGCCGAAGGCTGCACTTTCGATGCTGCGCATCGTGTCCTGCGATTGCGGTAAGGAACTGCGTTCCTTACCGCAATCGCAGGAGCAGAGCATCAAAACCGAAGTGCCTCATTTTGTTTGTGAGTGCGTCAAAAAGAAATCCGAGTGATCACAGGTCCAAGACACTTTCTTGGTTGCACCCCAGTTTAGATGTTGGTTCCTCGGCGTTTGTTGAAAGCAGAGCAGCTGCTTTCAACAAACGCCGACGCGATGCGCAGCATCGAAAGTGCAGGCTCTGCCTGCTGCGGGGCTTGGGGGCGCAGAGCCCCCAACACCAGGCTCGTTTAACGCAGCTGGAGGATGGCGCCCTTGAGGTAGTGGCTCTCGGGCATGGTCAGCAATACGGGGTGGTCGGCGGGTTGGCCCGTCTCCTCCAACACCGCAAAATCCCGGCGAGCATCACCGGCAGCCTCAGCCAGCACCGACATAAACTGCGCCGGAGCCACATTCTGCGAGCACGAGTAAGTCGCTAATATACCGCCCGGGGAGAGCATCCGCATCGCACGGAGGTTCAGCTCCTTATACCCCCGCAAGGCGCCATGCAGCGATTTCTTGCTGCGGGCAAAAGACGGCGGGTCGAGCACGATGAGATCGAAGGTCTCGTTGCGGTTGGCGGTGAACCAGTCGAACATGTTCATGACGCCGAAGTCCACCGTCAGGCGGTTCTTGCCTGCGTTGAGTTGCGCGGTTTTGACGCACTCCTCGGAGATATCGACCGCCAGCACCGATGAGGCGCCAGCCTTGGCGCAATGCAGGGCGAATCCGCCCTGATGGCAGAATCCGTCCAGTACGCGACGCCCCTTGGCCAGCTCAGCCACACGCTGATGCTGCACCCGCTGGTCCAGGTAAAAGCCGGTCTTGTGGCCGCTCTGTAAATCGACAAAGAACTCGATCCCGTCCAGCTCCAGCCATTCGGCACCGGCACGCTCACCACTGAGGGTGGTGACGGAGTTCTCCAGCCCCTCCAGCTTGCGGCTGGGGGCGTCGTTGCGGAAGACGATTTCGTCAGGGGCGAGCAGGCTCTGCAGGCAGTTGGATATCAGCGGCAGGGCGTTATCCATACCGGCCGTCAGGGCCTGGACGACCAACACCTTACCGAACTGGTCCACGACCAGACCGGGTAAGCCATCAGCCTCGGCCCACACCAGCCGTCTCGCCGTATCAGGCGCACGACGGGAGATAGCGACCTCCAGTGCCTTCATCAGAAACGCCTCGTCAAAGGCATCCTTGTCGCGGCTGTAGCGACGCCAGGCGATCTGGGAGCGACCATTGTAGAGCCCCATCCCCATGAAACGCCCGCGGGCGTCACGCAGTTCGACGGCCTCGCCGTTATGCTCGGCAGGCAGGAGGCGAGTCAACTCGCCCGCAAAGACCCAGGGGTGCCCGCGAAGGACCCGCGGGGACGGACCCGGTTTGAGTTTTAATGTCGCGCTCATAATGGTGGGCAGGGCTAAACGGGAAGGTTAAAGGCGATATATCACCCTATGACGAGTTAATTCACCAGCAGGCGGGAGGGTGGCACCTCTGGGCGACATAGGAGGATACTTGGCGTGAGGAAAAGTGCTCCTAGACGACCTTGCGGAAAAGGTAAACAGACAGGCCCAGCATGAGTACGAGCGGCAGCCAGGCCGAAATCAACAGCGGCAACAGGCTTTGCTCCCCCAGCATGCGGCAGACACTGGAGACCACATAGTAGAGGGCAAAGAGGCCGACCGACTTGGAGACGCCGACGACCGGATTCGTCCGCACCCCGGCCACGGCAAAGGGGATGGCGATCCCCACCACGACCAGACAACGGAAGGGGCTGGCCAGAATGTTCATGAGGCGGATCTCGTAAGACTTCATCCGTGGGTTCGTCTCGACCGGGATTTTGTCCAGAATCATCTGCAGCTCAAAGAAAGACAAATCCTGCGGCTTCTTGCTCAAGGTCTTCATCAGGACCGGGTCTTCGGTAAACTCAGGGAAGACCTGCTCTTCGAAGGCCTTGGAGAAGTAGACATCCCCGCTGGCCGGATCGACCTTTTGCACGCGCCCGTCGATAAAGACCCAGTTATTGTCCACATCGTCGAAATAGCCTTCGCGGGCCGTCACGCGGCCTGTTTCGCGGCCATAGGCATCGTGCTGGTAGACGTTGATCCCGAAGCCCTCGTAGGAGTACTCGCTGAAATTGTTCATGAACCACATGCGCCCCTCGGCCTGATTGTCGAAGCAAAGCAGCGGCAGATAACCGATGTAGCGCCGGTCCGTGTCCTTCTCCTCCTGGGCGGCGAAGTTGAGGTTGTCCTTGAGGACACGGCTCTGCTCGACCGACCACGGGACCAGCCGGGCATTCAGGTACAGCAGCAGGGCCGAGAGAATTGCCCCGGCGACCCAGAGGCTGCGGGTGATGCGCCAGAGGTTCATCCCGGCTGCACGCATGGCCACGACCTCGCTGTTGCGGTGGAGATTTCCCAGCGAGAAGAGCAGCGAGATCAGCAGCGAGATCGGAATGATCGTAGGCAGGAAGCTCGGCGTATACAGGCTGAAATACTTGATGACCTCCCAGGTCGTCGCCCCCCAGTCGATGAAGTCCGGCAAGTCGTCGTACAGGCGCTCAAGCAGCAGCAGCCCCAGTGTGGCCGCCATGGCCAGCACGAAGATCTTCAGCCACTCGGAAAAGACGTATCGGTCTAGCAAGCTCATGGATACACTCGAAACGCACACCCTGCCCAGCGAACGGCTCCAAGTCGATTTTTTTCTGGCTCCGTGGCACGGAAGCTGTTGTATGCAAAGCACCCATGGCAAAACCCGGCTCCAATGAAGGATGGAACTCGCGGCTCGGCGTCATCCTCGCGGTGGCCGGCAGTGCGGTCGGTCTTGGCAACTTTCTGCGTTTTCCCGGTCAGGCAGCCCAGCACGGTGGCGGCGCCTTTATGGTGGCCTACGTGATCTCGTTTCTGATCATCGGCCTGCCCATCTGCTGGGCAGAGTGGACGATGGGCCGACGAGGGGGCCAGCTGGGGTTCAACTCCAGTCCCGGCATCTTTAACGCTATCTGGCACAACCCGGCAGCCAAGTATGTGGGCCTGATCGGCGTGCTCATCCCGGTCATCATCTACATGTACTACGTCAATATCGAGGCGTGGTGTCTGGGCTATGCCACCAATTTCCTCGCCGGGAACCTCGACTTCGAGTCGGCCAAGGAGTCCACCGGCTGGTGGGCCAGCTTCATCGGTGTAAGTAAGGATGGTGCCGCCCTGAAGGAATTTGGCCTACAAGGTGTAGGCCCGTATCTGCTGGCAGCCTTCATCTGTAATTTTGTCCTTATCTACAGGGGTATCTCGGGAGGGATCGAGCTATTCTGCAAGGTCGCTGTCCCCACCCTCGTCGTCCTCGCCATCATCGTGCTGATCCGGGTCCTGACGCTGGGCGCCCCCGTCCCCAGTGAGCCAGCCGAGAACGTAAACAACGGCCTCGGCTTCCTCTGGAACCCGACCAAAACCTTTTTTATCGAGCATGACCCGGCCACCGGTGAGCAGATCCACAAACGCGAAGTCGTGGACAAGGGGCTCATCGCCGAGTTTAAAGCGCAGGCTGCGGCAGATCCTGCCCGCTACACCGTGGAGGCAGTCAGCATCTGGGCCCAGCTCGCCCATGCGCAGCTCTGGCTGGCGGCAGCCGGGCAGATATTTTTTTCCCTCTCCGTCGGCTTCGGAGTCATCATCACCTACTCCAGCTACATGAGAAAGGACGACGACGTGGTCCTCAGCGGGCTGGCTGCCACCAGCGCGAACGAGTTCTGCGAGGTGGCACTGGGGGGGCTCATCACCGTGCCCGCGGCGGTGGCCTTCATCGGGGTAGCCGGGCTGGCCGGGGTCGGGCTGGGGACCTTTGACCTAGGCTTCAAGGTGCT
This genomic interval from Ruficoccus sp. ZRK36 contains the following:
- the cdd gene encoding cytidine deaminase, which encodes MNQAKAFAHVPISGYQVGAVLITARGRVFLGANLEFPGQPLSTAVHAEQAALAAALMAGEQSFARLDVSAPPCGHCRQFLREFDRGGLGIRILAAETAPATSTLDHLLPQAFGGEYFSSGLNASEARLPELPDKEWAAAAREALARSHAPYSGNRAVAVLAGGKRLFITGASLENAAFNPSLGPMQCALSQWRMAGHDFKHIEAAWLVQSDTRRVDWELQSRELLASVGVPGTTRPGPAAAEGCTFDAAHRVLRLR
- a CDS encoding class I SAM-dependent rRNA methyltransferase, translated to MSATLKLKPGPSPRVLRGHPWVFAGELTRLLPAEHNGEAVELRDARGRFMGMGLYNGRSQIAWRRYSRDKDAFDEAFLMKALEVAISRRAPDTARRLVWAEADGLPGLVVDQFGKVLVVQALTAGMDNALPLISNCLQSLLAPDEIVFRNDAPSRKLEGLENSVTTLSGERAGAEWLELDGIEFFVDLQSGHKTGFYLDQRVQHQRVAELAKGRRVLDGFCHQGGFALHCAKAGASSVLAVDISEECVKTAQLNAGKNRLTVDFGVMNMFDWFTANRNETFDLIVLDPPSFARSKKSLHGALRGYKELNLRAMRMLSPGGILATYSCSQNVAPAQFMSVLAEAAGDARRDFAVLEETGQPADHPVLLTMPESHYLKGAILQLR
- a CDS encoding LptF/LptG family permease; translated protein: MSLLDRYVFSEWLKIFVLAMAATLGLLLLERLYDDLPDFIDWGATTWEVIKYFSLYTPSFLPTIIPISLLISLLFSLGNLHRNSEVVAMRAAGMNLWRITRSLWVAGAILSALLLYLNARLVPWSVEQSRVLKDNLNFAAQEEKDTDRRYIGYLPLLCFDNQAEGRMWFMNNFSEYSYEGFGINVYQHDAYGRETGRVTAREGYFDDVDNNWVFIDGRVQKVDPASGDVYFSKAFEEQVFPEFTEDPVLMKTLSKKPQDLSFFELQMILDKIPVETNPRMKSYEIRLMNILASPFRCLVVVGIAIPFAVAGVRTNPVVGVSKSVGLFALYYVVSSVCRMLGEQSLLPLLISAWLPLVLMLGLSVYLFRKVV
- a CDS encoding sodium:calcium symporter, with the translated sequence MAKPGSNEGWNSRLGVILAVAGSAVGLGNFLRFPGQAAQHGGGAFMVAYVISFLIIGLPICWAEWTMGRRGGQLGFNSSPGIFNAIWHNPAAKYVGLIGVLIPVIIYMYYVNIEAWCLGYATNFLAGNLDFESAKESTGWWASFIGVSKDGAALKEFGLQGVGPYLLAAFICNFVLIYRGISGGIELFCKVAVPTLVVLAIIVLIRVLTLGAPVPSEPAENVNNGLGFLWNPTKTFFIEHDPATGEQIHKREVVDKGLIAEFKAQAAADPARYTVEAVSIWAQLAHAQLWLAAAGQIFFSLSVGFGVIITYSSYMRKDDDVVLSGLAATSANEFCEVALGGLITVPAAVAFIGVAGLAGVGLGTFDLGFKVLPLVFSEMPFGNLFGFLWFFLLFLAAMTSSISMLQPGIAFIEEALKTDRKRSTAILGFITAIGSGFVVYFSEGIKALDTLDFWVGTFLIFVLATIQILIFGWVIGVRRGREEAHVGAAIRIPGIYVPIMKVICPLFLIVIFVLWVLTSVFGINRVFGINLTGDGESHLSGYVTDLFVDPNPVAWMSVALVAILAGAFALIISTVQRYKDVHKQEADS